In the Burkholderia cenocepacia genome, one interval contains:
- a CDS encoding mechanosensitive ion channel family protein yields the protein MTLNESWFAPLVGILVLLAAAGAITAVVHFLLFRVVARLARLSATRVDDALFEFGAFTWLNRIVPFVVIKLGLGAVSGIPGLVAQVVDKVLFALIVFLVTMTISATLSALEHTHRTAQRDQPRLSLKGAMQLVKLVMFITAALVVIGDATGKQIGLLLSGIGAMSAVLMLIFKDTLLGLVAGVQLSSNDMLRIGDWITMPSAGADGTVIDITLNTVKVANFDHTIITVPTWKLITESYQNWRGMTEAGGRRIKRALFIDATSVRFLTNDEIERLERLTLLKDYLEDKVDAIEQWNGTLGAAGECPANRRQLTNLGTFRAYVANYLKGHPRIRRDMTNMARQLPLTAEGIPLELYCFTDTTTWVDYETIQADLFDHLIAVLPEFGLRVYQHPSGFDMRQMVDAAQPGLQAPRAA from the coding sequence ATGACCCTGAACGAATCCTGGTTTGCGCCGCTCGTCGGCATCCTCGTCCTGCTCGCCGCCGCCGGCGCGATCACCGCCGTCGTCCACTTCCTGCTGTTTCGCGTGGTCGCGCGGCTCGCGCGGCTGTCCGCCACGCGCGTCGACGACGCGCTGTTCGAATTCGGCGCCTTCACATGGCTGAATCGCATCGTCCCGTTCGTCGTGATCAAGCTCGGGCTCGGCGCGGTGTCCGGCATTCCCGGCCTGGTCGCGCAGGTGGTCGACAAGGTGCTGTTCGCGCTGATCGTGTTCCTCGTGACGATGACCATCAGCGCGACGCTGTCCGCGCTCGAACACACGCACCGCACCGCGCAACGCGATCAGCCGCGTCTGTCGCTGAAAGGCGCGATGCAGCTGGTCAAGCTCGTGATGTTCATCACGGCCGCGCTCGTCGTGATCGGCGATGCGACCGGCAAGCAGATCGGCCTGCTGCTGTCCGGCATCGGTGCGATGTCCGCGGTGCTGATGCTGATCTTCAAGGACACGCTGCTCGGCCTCGTCGCCGGCGTACAGCTGTCGTCGAACGACATGCTGCGGATCGGCGACTGGATCACGATGCCGTCGGCCGGCGCGGACGGCACGGTCATCGACATCACGCTGAACACCGTCAAGGTCGCGAACTTCGATCACACGATCATCACGGTGCCGACCTGGAAACTGATCACCGAGAGCTACCAGAACTGGCGCGGCATGACCGAAGCGGGCGGTCGCCGCATCAAGCGCGCGCTGTTCATCGATGCGACGAGCGTGCGCTTTCTCACGAACGACGAGATCGAACGGCTCGAACGCCTGACGCTGCTGAAGGACTATCTCGAGGACAAGGTCGACGCGATCGAGCAATGGAACGGCACGCTCGGCGCGGCCGGCGAGTGCCCGGCGAACCGCCGCCAGCTGACGAATCTCGGCACGTTCCGCGCGTACGTCGCGAACTACCTGAAGGGCCATCCGCGCATTCGCCGCGACATGACGAACATGGCGCGGCAATTGCCGCTCACGGCCGAAGGCATTCCGCTCGAACTGTACTGCTTCACCGACACGACGACGTGGGTCGACTACGAGACCATCCAGGCCGACCTGTTCGACCACCTGATCGCGGTGCTGCCGGAGTTCGGGCTGCGCGTGTACCAGCATCCGTCGGGCTTCGACATGCGCCAGATGGTCGACGCCGCGCAGCCCGGGTTGCAGGCGCCGCGCGCGGCGTGA
- a CDS encoding bestrophin family protein, which produces MIVRPREHWLRMLLVWNGSVLPTILPQLVLTLAISLVAVWGGGRVLGEKVPLNPTPFTLIGLTLAIFAGFRNNASYERYREGRQLWGGVLTATRTLVSQALCYGAVDRDDASRRAFVRTVVAFVYTLKHQLRGTDPAADLRGLLDGATYARVAASRFRPVVIVHALREALAARADAGQLADTRLWMLDARLDDLVAMVSGCERIASTPIPFSYDVLLHRTIYAYCVLLPFGLVDSIGAATPFVTVFVAYTLIALDAIAHAIAEPFGDGPNHLALDAMTRQIERTLLELNREPLPAEVTPGPSYRLT; this is translated from the coding sequence ATGATCGTTCGTCCGCGCGAGCACTGGCTGCGGATGCTGCTCGTCTGGAACGGCTCGGTGCTGCCGACCATCCTGCCGCAGCTCGTGCTGACGCTCGCGATCAGTCTCGTTGCCGTGTGGGGCGGCGGCCGCGTGCTCGGCGAGAAGGTGCCGCTGAATCCGACGCCGTTCACGCTGATCGGCCTGACGCTCGCGATCTTCGCCGGGTTTCGCAACAACGCCAGCTACGAACGCTATCGCGAGGGCCGGCAGCTGTGGGGCGGCGTGCTGACCGCCACGCGCACGCTGGTGTCGCAGGCGCTCTGCTACGGCGCGGTGGACCGTGACGACGCATCGCGCCGCGCGTTCGTGCGCACGGTCGTCGCGTTCGTCTACACGCTCAAGCATCAACTGCGCGGCACCGACCCGGCCGCGGACCTGCGTGGGCTGCTCGATGGCGCCACCTATGCGCGCGTCGCCGCTTCCCGGTTTCGCCCGGTCGTCATCGTGCACGCGCTGCGCGAAGCGTTAGCCGCGCGCGCCGATGCGGGCCAGCTCGCCGACACGCGGCTGTGGATGCTCGATGCGCGCCTCGACGATCTCGTCGCGATGGTGAGCGGCTGCGAGCGCATCGCGTCGACGCCGATCCCGTTTTCATACGACGTGCTGCTGCACCGGACCATCTACGCGTATTGCGTGCTGCTGCCGTTCGGCCTCGTCGATTCGATCGGCGCGGCGACACCTTTCGTAACAGTTTTCGTCGCCTATACGCTGATCGCGCTCGACGCGATCGCCCACGCGATCGCCGAGCCGTTCGGCGACGGGCCGAACCATCTCGCGCTCGACGCGATGACGCGGCAGATCGAGCGCACGCTGCTCGAACTGAACCGCGAGCCGCTGCCGGCCGAGGTGACGCCCGGTCCGTCGTACCGCCTCACCTGA
- a CDS encoding DHA2 family efflux MFS transporter permease subunit, with the protein MSDPRIQPAPGRAAGRLDPSIWKVSAVATLGSLLSQLDATIVNVSLSSLATDLHASLATIQWVTSGYLLALTLVLPLSGWLVDRIGAKALYLWCFSAFTLTSALCGLAWSAPSLIVFRVLQGVSGGLLAPMAQMMIARVAGQQMARVIGYAAVPVLLAPILGPVVAGAILQHASWRWLFLVNLPVGALALALAARFLPRDRDDAPRRELDWIGLALLSPGLVLFLYGVERIGSVPGIAAVAGSALLLVAFLRVERRQREHALIDLALFRSRVFGAAAGTQFLSNGALYAGQMLIPVFLIQACGRSPGEMGWLLAPLGLGMLVTYPSMGALTSRFGVRRLAAAGALLALVATLPLVFLALTGYDPRVLVPALFLRGMGQSAIGAPSIAAAYASVERRDLPMATTSLNIVQRLGGPTFTTLCTLFLAWRLQAEAASVGGTPAVAYAWAFGLLCALHAASFATTLRLPLRSAGAGGGD; encoded by the coding sequence GTGAGCGACCCACGCATCCAGCCGGCGCCGGGCCGCGCGGCCGGCCGGCTCGACCCGTCGATCTGGAAAGTCAGCGCGGTCGCGACGCTCGGTTCGCTGCTGTCGCAGCTCGACGCGACGATCGTCAACGTGTCGCTGTCGAGCCTCGCGACCGATCTGCATGCCAGCCTGGCGACGATCCAGTGGGTGACGAGCGGCTACCTGCTCGCGCTGACGCTGGTGCTGCCGCTGAGCGGCTGGCTCGTCGACCGCATCGGCGCGAAGGCGCTGTACCTGTGGTGCTTCTCGGCGTTCACGCTTACGTCGGCGCTGTGCGGGCTCGCATGGTCCGCGCCGTCGCTGATCGTGTTCCGCGTGTTGCAAGGCGTCAGCGGCGGCTTGCTCGCGCCGATGGCGCAGATGATGATCGCGCGCGTCGCCGGTCAGCAGATGGCGCGCGTGATCGGCTATGCGGCGGTGCCGGTGCTGCTCGCGCCGATCCTCGGCCCGGTCGTGGCCGGCGCGATCCTGCAGCACGCGTCGTGGCGCTGGCTGTTTCTGGTGAACCTGCCCGTCGGCGCGCTCGCGCTCGCACTGGCCGCGCGCTTCCTGCCCCGCGACCGGGACGATGCGCCGCGGCGCGAGCTCGACTGGATCGGCCTCGCGTTGCTGTCGCCGGGCCTCGTGCTGTTCCTGTACGGCGTCGAGCGGATCGGCTCGGTGCCCGGCATCGCGGCGGTCGCGGGTTCGGCGCTGCTGCTCGTCGCGTTCCTGCGCGTCGAGCGCCGCCAGCGCGAACATGCGCTGATCGATCTCGCGCTGTTTCGCTCGCGCGTGTTCGGTGCGGCAGCCGGCACGCAGTTCCTGTCGAACGGCGCGCTGTATGCAGGCCAGATGCTGATTCCGGTGTTCCTGATCCAGGCATGCGGGCGCTCGCCGGGCGAGATGGGCTGGCTGCTCGCGCCGCTCGGGCTCGGCATGCTCGTCACCTATCCGTCGATGGGCGCGCTGACGAGCCGGTTCGGCGTACGCCGGCTGGCCGCCGCCGGTGCGTTGCTCGCACTCGTCGCCACGCTGCCGCTCGTGTTCCTCGCGCTGACCGGCTACGATCCGCGCGTGCTCGTCCCGGCGCTGTTTCTGCGCGGCATGGGCCAGAGTGCGATCGGCGCGCCGTCGATCGCCGCCGCGTATGCATCGGTCGAACGCCGCGACCTGCCGATGGCGACCACGTCGCTCAATATCGTGCAGCGGCTCGGCGGCCCGACGTTCACCACGCTATGCACGCTGTTCCTCGCGTGGCGGCTGCAGGCCGAAGCAGCGTCGGTCGGCGGCACGCCGGCCGTCGCGTATGCGTGGGCGTTCGGCCTGCTGTGCGCGCTGCATGCGGCGAGCTTCGCGACGACGCTGCGGCTGCCGTTGCGCTCGGCCGGTGCAGGCGGCGGCGACTGA
- a CDS encoding PLP-dependent aminotransferase family protein codes for MKRYEQLADDLQAQIERGVYRPGERIPSVRQASRQQQLSVTTVLRAYLVLESRGLIESRPQSGYFVRARAAAPAEAELHVSAPAAEPSAVDVSRLVLSTLRSIARDDAVPLGSPYPDASQFPVQRLARYAQAIGRRRTRWGVIDDLPPGNQELIRQIARRYAERGVAVEPGEIVMTIGATEAINLCLQAVAKPGDTIAVESPTFYAMLHAIERMGMRALEVATHPGDGIDLDALGRILANERIAACMVMPNFQNPLGFQMPDARKRALIELLAKHGVPAIESDVYHELHFGDTAPSALKSFDRDGLVLHCASFTKSLSPRYRIGWAMPGRYRDQVEKLKFLNTLATPAIEQLAIAEYLKHDGYDFHLRRMRKQYAQQASLMSAMVRRFFPEGTRLSQPQGGYVLWVELPPQVDAMKLYTLALAQRITVGPGHMFSAGTDYRHFIRLNYSYPWSRQIEDALKVLGRLASECAAR; via the coding sequence GTGAAGCGTTACGAACAACTGGCCGACGATCTCCAGGCGCAGATCGAGCGGGGCGTGTACCGACCCGGCGAGCGGATTCCGTCGGTGCGGCAGGCGAGCCGGCAGCAGCAGCTCAGCGTCACGACCGTGCTGCGCGCGTACCTCGTGCTGGAAAGCCGCGGCCTGATCGAAAGCCGGCCGCAGTCGGGCTACTTCGTGCGGGCGCGCGCGGCGGCGCCGGCCGAGGCCGAGCTGCATGTCTCCGCGCCGGCCGCCGAGCCGTCGGCCGTGGACGTGAGCCGGCTCGTGCTGTCGACGCTGCGCTCGATCGCGCGCGACGACGCGGTGCCGCTCGGCTCGCCGTATCCCGACGCGTCGCAGTTTCCGGTGCAGCGCCTCGCGCGCTATGCGCAGGCGATCGGGCGGCGCCGCACGCGCTGGGGCGTGATCGACGACCTGCCGCCCGGCAACCAGGAGCTGATCCGCCAGATCGCGCGGCGCTATGCGGAGCGCGGGGTCGCGGTCGAGCCGGGCGAGATCGTGATGACGATCGGCGCGACCGAGGCGATCAACCTGTGCCTGCAGGCGGTGGCGAAACCGGGCGACACGATCGCGGTGGAGTCGCCGACCTTCTATGCGATGCTGCACGCGATCGAGCGGATGGGCATGCGCGCGCTGGAAGTCGCGACGCACCCGGGCGACGGCATCGATCTCGACGCGCTCGGGCGAATCCTCGCGAACGAGCGCATCGCGGCCTGCATGGTGATGCCGAACTTCCAGAATCCGCTCGGCTTCCAGATGCCCGATGCGCGCAAGCGCGCGCTGATCGAACTGCTCGCGAAGCACGGCGTGCCGGCGATCGAGAGCGACGTCTATCACGAGCTGCACTTCGGCGATACGGCGCCGAGCGCGCTGAAGTCGTTCGATCGCGACGGACTGGTGCTGCATTGCGCGTCGTTCACGAAGAGCCTGTCGCCGCGCTACCGGATCGGCTGGGCGATGCCGGGCCGTTACCGCGACCAGGTCGAGAAGCTGAAATTCCTGAATACGCTCGCGACGCCCGCGATCGAGCAACTCGCGATCGCCGAGTACCTGAAACACGACGGCTACGATTTTCACCTGCGGCGCATGCGCAAGCAGTATGCGCAGCAGGCGAGCCTGATGAGCGCGATGGTGCGGCGCTTCTTCCCGGAAGGCACGCGGCTGTCGCAGCCGCAGGGCGGGTACGTGCTGTGGGTCGAGCTGCCGCCGCAGGTCGATGCGATGAAGCTGTATACGCTGGCGCTCGCGCAGCGGATCACGGTCGGGCCCGGGCACATGTTCTCGGCCGGCACCGATTACCGGCATTTCATCCGGCTCAACTACAGCTACCCGTGGTCGCGGCAGATCGAGGACGCGCTGAAGGTGCTGGGGCGGCTTGCGTCGGAGTGCGCGGCGCGGTGA
- a CDS encoding FdhF/YdeP family oxidoreductase, which produces MKKKSATARIEPYTHPAAGWGALKAVTINLIKEKVAGGNYRTLLRQNQPDGFDCPGCAWPDRQHASTFEFCENGVKAVAAEATSKRVTPDFFAAHTVTELLEQSDFELEQHGRLTDPMVYDAQTDRYVPIAWDDAFALIARHLRALPDPNQAAFYTSGRASNEAAFLYQLFVRLYGTNNFPDCSNMCHEATSRGLPASVGVGKGTVTLDDFEHADTLLIFGQNPATNHPRMMGELRECAKRGATIVSINPLKERGLERFADPQSPLEMLTMSGTKIASTFIQPTIGGDFALIKGMAKRVLELDDAARAAGAPRVLDTAFIDAHTAGFDAFADDLRNESWSALTAESGVPYEQIDALAQLYARSERVIATWGMGITQHKHSVATVQMLTNLMLMRGNIGRPGAGLCPVRGHSNVQGNRTVGIEEKPSQAFLDRLGHVFDFEPPRHHGYDVVETIEGMLDGHVKVLIGLGGNFAMATPDTPRTWEGMRRCELSVHITTKLNRSHLIHGRDALILPTLGRTEIDLQDNVAQGVTVEDSMSMVHVSYGMNKPASPNLMSEPAIVAHMAHALFGSGKIDWLAYKDDYAKIRDAIEATLDGFYDYNTRIARPGGFHLRVASRDREWLTPTGKANFIAHALPTDTPIQRARALHGDRLMTLMTTRSHDQYNTTVYGLDDRYRGVFGQRRVVFVNRDDLAMLGLKAGEWVDMETVWHDGIERRAAGFLLVEYDIPRGCIGAYYPETNPLVPLDSVGDVCNTPTSKSVPVLLHRAAAPASIAA; this is translated from the coding sequence ATGAAAAAGAAATCCGCCACCGCGCGCATCGAACCGTACACCCACCCGGCCGCCGGCTGGGGCGCGCTGAAAGCCGTCACGATCAACCTGATCAAGGAAAAGGTCGCCGGCGGCAACTACCGTACGCTGCTGCGCCAGAACCAGCCGGACGGCTTCGACTGCCCGGGTTGCGCGTGGCCCGACCGCCAGCACGCATCGACGTTCGAATTCTGCGAGAACGGCGTGAAGGCCGTGGCCGCGGAAGCGACGAGCAAGCGTGTGACGCCCGACTTCTTCGCCGCGCACACGGTGACCGAACTGCTCGAACAGTCGGATTTCGAGCTCGAACAGCACGGCCGGCTCACCGACCCGATGGTGTACGACGCGCAAACCGACCGCTACGTGCCGATCGCGTGGGACGACGCGTTCGCGCTGATCGCGCGCCACCTGCGCGCGCTGCCCGACCCGAACCAGGCCGCGTTCTATACGTCCGGCCGCGCCAGCAACGAAGCCGCGTTCCTCTACCAGTTGTTCGTGCGCCTGTACGGTACCAACAACTTCCCCGACTGCTCGAACATGTGTCACGAGGCGACGAGCCGCGGGCTGCCGGCGTCGGTCGGCGTCGGCAAGGGCACCGTCACGCTCGACGATTTCGAGCATGCGGATACGCTGCTGATCTTCGGTCAGAACCCCGCGACCAACCACCCGCGGATGATGGGCGAACTGCGCGAGTGCGCGAAGCGCGGCGCGACGATCGTGTCGATCAACCCGCTGAAGGAGCGCGGCCTCGAGCGCTTCGCCGATCCGCAAAGCCCGCTCGAGATGCTGACGATGTCGGGCACGAAGATCGCGTCGACGTTCATCCAGCCGACGATCGGCGGCGATTTCGCGCTGATCAAGGGGATGGCCAAGCGCGTGCTCGAACTCGACGACGCCGCGCGCGCCGCCGGTGCGCCGCGGGTGCTCGACACCGCGTTCATCGACGCGCACACGGCCGGCTTCGACGCATTCGCCGACGATCTGCGCAATGAAAGCTGGTCCGCGCTGACCGCGGAAAGCGGCGTGCCGTACGAGCAGATCGACGCGCTCGCGCAACTCTATGCACGCAGCGAACGCGTGATCGCGACGTGGGGAATGGGCATCACGCAGCACAAGCATTCGGTCGCGACGGTGCAGATGCTGACCAACCTGATGCTGATGCGCGGCAACATCGGCCGCCCCGGCGCCGGCCTCTGCCCGGTGCGCGGCCATTCGAACGTGCAGGGCAACCGCACGGTCGGCATCGAGGAAAAGCCGTCGCAGGCGTTCCTCGACCGGCTCGGCCACGTGTTCGATTTCGAACCGCCGCGTCATCACGGCTACGACGTCGTCGAAACGATCGAAGGGATGCTCGACGGCCACGTGAAGGTGCTGATCGGTCTCGGCGGCAACTTCGCGATGGCGACGCCCGACACGCCGCGCACGTGGGAAGGCATGCGTCGCTGCGAACTGTCGGTGCACATCACGACGAAGCTGAACCGCAGCCATCTGATCCACGGCCGCGACGCGCTGATCCTGCCGACGCTCGGCCGCACCGAGATCGACCTGCAGGACAACGTCGCGCAAGGCGTGACGGTCGAGGATTCGATGAGCATGGTGCACGTGTCGTACGGGATGAACAAGCCGGCGTCGCCGAACCTGATGTCGGAGCCCGCGATCGTCGCGCACATGGCGCATGCGCTGTTCGGCAGCGGCAAGATCGACTGGCTCGCGTACAAGGACGACTACGCGAAGATCCGCGACGCGATCGAAGCGACGCTCGACGGCTTCTACGACTACAACACGCGCATCGCGCGGCCCGGCGGCTTCCATCTGCGCGTGGCCTCGCGCGACCGCGAATGGCTCACGCCGACGGGCAAGGCGAACTTCATCGCGCACGCGCTGCCGACCGACACGCCGATCCAGCGTGCCCGCGCGCTGCACGGCGACCGGCTGATGACGCTGATGACGACGCGCTCGCACGATCAATACAACACGACCGTCTACGGGCTCGACGACCGCTACCGCGGCGTGTTCGGGCAGCGCCGCGTAGTGTTCGTCAACCGCGACGATCTCGCGATGCTCGGCCTGAAAGCCGGCGAATGGGTCGACATGGAAACCGTGTGGCACGACGGCATCGAGCGGCGCGCGGCGGGCTTCCTGCTCGTCGAGTACGACATCCCGCGCGGCTGCATCGGCGCGTACTACCCGGAAACCAATCCGCTCGTGCCGCTCGACAGCGTCGGCGACGTGTGCAACACGCCGACGTCGAAATCGGTACCCGTGCTGCTGCATCGCGCGGCCGCGCCGGCCTCGATCGCCGCCTGA
- a CDS encoding SulP family inorganic anion transporter: MQDSNESRPSRVRLLKGILPVRRAAAMRDIFAGMSLASMDIPQVLGYARIAGMPAVTGLYTVFLPLVAFACFGASRHLVVAADSATATIFASRLSSMAPAGSADYAALAGMVALLTAAMLLLARIFKLGFLADFLSRTVLVGFLAGVGVQVSIAMLGDMLGLSVPYPASRSLAQLDYVVTHLVHAHRPTLALAALVVGAILACKRFLPRVPMPMIAVAGSIAASAAFGFAAHGIAVLGPVAGGLPPLRWPSVTWQQFLDLVPVAASCFVMIIAQSAAAARVFAQQYGEDVDTNADILGLAAANAAAALGGAFVVNGSPTQTAMADGAGVRSQIGHLAFAVVVAVVLLFFSPYLQYLPHAVLAGIVFTIALGLINVRSLAAIREESPGEFTLALITAAAVVTVGVEQGILLAVALSLMRHVRHSYQPHTMVLEPVAGNGRWQPVPTRRGAMTAPGLIVYRFGADLFFANDHLFAAEVTELVDAAPLPPRWFVVDAGAITDVDYSAARTLADLVRALHARGIGVLFGRVNRYLRADMDRHGITEVVGASCIFATLHQALEAAGTTPAPQEPGTV; this comes from the coding sequence ATGCAAGATTCCAACGAAAGCCGTCCGTCACGCGTGCGGCTGCTGAAAGGCATCCTCCCGGTCCGCCGGGCGGCGGCGATGCGCGACATCTTCGCGGGCATGTCGCTCGCGTCGATGGACATCCCGCAGGTGCTCGGCTACGCGCGCATCGCCGGCATGCCGGCCGTCACGGGGCTCTACACGGTGTTCCTGCCGCTCGTTGCGTTCGCGTGCTTCGGCGCGTCGCGCCATCTCGTGGTCGCCGCCGATTCCGCGACCGCGACGATTTTCGCGAGCCGGCTGTCGTCGATGGCGCCGGCCGGCAGCGCCGACTATGCGGCGCTGGCCGGCATGGTCGCGTTGCTGACCGCCGCGATGCTGCTGCTCGCACGCATCTTCAAGCTCGGTTTTCTCGCCGATTTCCTGTCGCGCACGGTGCTGGTCGGCTTCCTCGCCGGCGTCGGCGTGCAGGTATCGATCGCGATGCTCGGCGACATGCTCGGCCTGTCCGTGCCGTACCCGGCGTCACGCAGCCTCGCGCAACTCGACTACGTCGTCACGCACCTGGTTCACGCGCACCGGCCGACGCTCGCGCTCGCGGCGCTCGTCGTCGGCGCGATTCTCGCGTGCAAGCGGTTTCTGCCGCGGGTGCCGATGCCGATGATCGCGGTGGCGGGCAGCATCGCAGCGAGCGCGGCGTTCGGCTTCGCCGCGCACGGCATCGCGGTGCTCGGGCCCGTGGCGGGCGGCCTGCCGCCGCTGCGCTGGCCGTCGGTCACGTGGCAGCAGTTCCTCGATCTCGTGCCGGTCGCCGCTTCGTGCTTCGTGATGATCATCGCGCAGAGCGCGGCCGCCGCGCGGGTGTTCGCGCAGCAGTACGGCGAGGACGTCGACACCAACGCCGACATCCTCGGGCTCGCGGCCGCGAACGCGGCGGCGGCGCTCGGCGGCGCGTTCGTCGTCAACGGCAGCCCGACGCAGACGGCGATGGCCGACGGCGCGGGCGTGCGCAGCCAGATCGGCCATCTCGCGTTCGCTGTCGTCGTCGCCGTCGTGCTGCTGTTCTTCAGCCCGTATTTGCAGTATCTGCCGCATGCGGTGCTGGCCGGCATCGTGTTCACGATCGCGCTCGGGCTGATCAACGTGCGCAGCCTCGCGGCGATCCGCGAGGAAAGCCCCGGCGAATTCACGCTTGCGCTGATCACGGCCGCGGCCGTCGTGACGGTCGGCGTCGAGCAGGGCATCCTGCTGGCCGTCGCGCTGTCGCTGATGCGGCACGTGCGCCACAGCTACCAGCCGCACACGATGGTGCTCGAACCGGTCGCCGGCAACGGGCGCTGGCAGCCGGTGCCGACCCGGCGCGGCGCGATGACGGCGCCGGGGCTGATCGTCTACCGGTTCGGCGCCGACCTGTTCTTCGCGAACGATCACCTGTTCGCTGCCGAAGTGACCGAACTCGTCGACGCGGCACCGTTGCCGCCGCGCTGGTTCGTCGTCGACGCGGGCGCGATCACCGATGTCGACTATTCGGCCGCGCGGACCTTGGCCGATCTCGTCAGGGCGCTGCATGCGCGCGGGATCGGCGTGCTGTTCGGGCGCGTGAACCGCTATCTGCGTGCGGACATGGATCGTCACGGGATCACCGAGGTGGTCGGCGCGTCGTGCATCTTCGCCACGCTGCATCAGGCGCTGGAGGCGGCGGGCACGACGCCCGCGCCGCAGGAGCCGGGCACGGTGTAG